A single genomic interval of Syntrophobotulus glycolicus DSM 8271 harbors:
- a CDS encoding metal-sensing transcriptional repressor: MRQCMDGENLHRRINKIMGQIKAIDKMIDQDVPCEDVLIQVHAAKSALHKVGQIILEGHIKHCVREGIEHGDVEKTILDFAKAVDHFSRMS, translated from the coding sequence ATGCGCCAATGTATGGATGGAGAAAATCTGCATAGAAGAATCAACAAAATCATGGGACAGATCAAGGCCATCGACAAAATGATCGATCAGGATGTCCCTTGTGAGGATGTGCTGATCCAGGTCCACGCGGCCAAAAGCGCTCTGCATAAAGTCGGGCAGATCATTTTGGAAGGACATATCAAGCATTGTGTCAGAGAAGGCATCGAGCATGGAGATGTGGAGAAAACCATTCTGGACTTTGCCAAAGCGGTGGATCATTTTTCGAGGATGTCATAA
- a CDS encoding heavy metal translocating P-type ATPase codes for MEQVLELWKEEEKRNILFLAVSLVSIVVSFFNIGNLPVDAAWAAILLCGLPIIKGAVVGLVTEFDIKADVLVSIALIASVIIGETFAAGEIAFIMAIGAYLEERTVAKARAGIEKLVHLTPTTARVIRNGEEVIVPAEQVKVGDILRVLPGETIAVDGVIIDGQTSVNQAVMTGESLPVDKSAGDEVSSGTVNQFGSFDLKATKVGEDSSLQRMIRLVQSADAGKAKIVGIADRWATWIVAAALASAAATWFITGEIIRAVTILVVFCPCALVLATPTAIMAGIGNATKFGILIREGDALERLAKVKRLAFDKTGTLTYGRPDVEAVESFDSALTDEALLGLAASAELRSEHPLGKAIVAHYKTVSGLSLQEARDFQMIAGRGVSAVVGGRSILAGNTEMLRENSVSLPHTMMDKADAYRNEGCAMIFISVDGQAAGFIALADTLRPDAVNMLKNIEKTGVKSVLLTGDNGQAAAHMAKSAGINELHSDCLPEHKMAVIEQYQSRGDLVAMVGDGVNDAPALKKAHVGIAMGGIGSDIAVDAADIALVGDEIKSIPHLLALARRTMNIIKLNMALSLALNFVAIVLAMAGLLGPVAGALVHNAGSVAVIINSSLLLRWKEHEK; via the coding sequence ATGGAGCAAGTGCTTGAATTATGGAAAGAAGAAGAAAAACGAAACATTTTATTTCTGGCGGTCTCGCTGGTTTCTATTGTCGTCAGCTTCTTTAATATCGGGAATTTACCCGTAGACGCCGCCTGGGCGGCTATTTTACTGTGCGGCCTACCGATCATTAAAGGGGCTGTTGTCGGCCTGGTTACCGAGTTTGATATCAAAGCGGATGTCCTGGTATCCATTGCCTTAATTGCCTCGGTGATCATTGGAGAAACCTTTGCCGCCGGGGAAATCGCCTTTATTATGGCAATCGGCGCCTATCTGGAAGAACGCACCGTGGCAAAGGCCCGCGCCGGCATTGAGAAACTGGTGCATCTTACCCCCACGACAGCCAGGGTGATCAGAAACGGGGAGGAAGTCATCGTTCCCGCTGAGCAGGTTAAAGTGGGGGATATCCTGCGCGTACTCCCGGGGGAAACCATTGCCGTGGACGGTGTCATCATTGATGGTCAGACCTCCGTCAATCAGGCGGTGATGACCGGGGAGTCCCTGCCCGTGGATAAGAGTGCCGGAGATGAGGTTTCCAGCGGTACGGTCAATCAGTTCGGCTCTTTTGATTTGAAGGCCACAAAAGTAGGAGAGGACAGCTCCCTGCAACGAATGATCCGGCTGGTACAGTCCGCTGATGCTGGTAAGGCCAAGATCGTCGGGATCGCGGACAGATGGGCCACCTGGATTGTCGCCGCCGCCCTGGCTTCCGCTGCCGCTACCTGGTTTATTACGGGCGAAATCATCCGCGCTGTGACCATATTGGTTGTCTTCTGTCCCTGTGCTTTGGTCCTGGCCACACCGACAGCCATCATGGCCGGTATCGGCAATGCCACCAAGTTTGGCATCCTGATCCGGGAGGGGGACGCGCTGGAAAGACTGGCTAAGGTCAAGCGCCTTGCCTTTGACAAAACAGGTACCCTTACCTATGGAAGACCAGATGTCGAGGCCGTGGAGAGCTTTGATTCCGCTCTGACGGATGAAGCACTGCTGGGCCTGGCAGCTTCTGCCGAGCTTCGTTCCGAGCATCCGCTGGGGAAAGCCATTGTTGCTCATTACAAAACGGTTTCCGGTTTGTCCTTGCAGGAAGCCCGGGATTTTCAGATGATCGCCGGGCGCGGTGTTTCCGCGGTTGTAGGGGGCCGTTCCATCCTGGCCGGTAATACCGAAATGCTGCGTGAAAACTCTGTTTCCCTGCCTCACACCATGATGGATAAAGCAGATGCTTACAGAAATGAAGGCTGTGCGATGATCTTTATCTCTGTGGACGGCCAGGCTGCCGGTTTCATCGCTTTGGCGGATACCTTGCGGCCCGATGCTGTGAATATGCTCAAAAACATTGAAAAAACCGGAGTGAAAAGCGTATTGCTGACCGGCGACAACGGCCAGGCCGCTGCTCATATGGCTAAGAGCGCGGGAATCAATGAACTGCACAGCGATTGTCTGCCCGAGCATAAAATGGCAGTCATTGAACAGTACCAGAGCCGCGGTGATCTGGTCGCCATGGTGGGGGACGGGGTAAATGACGCCCCTGCCCTGAAAAAGGCCCATGTCGGTATTGCGATGGGGGGGATCGGCAGTGATATTGCGGTGGACGCCGCCGACATTGCCCTTGTCGGCGATGAGATCAAGAGTATTCCCCACCTGCTGGCTTTGGCCAGAAGAACAATGAACATCATCAAGCTGAATATGGCCCTTTCCCTGGCCCTCAACTTTGTGGCCATCGTTCTGGCAATGGCGGGCCTGCTCGGTCCTGTTGCCGGGGCCCTGGTCCATAACGCCGGCTCGGTGGCGGTGATTATCAATTCATCCCTCTTATTAAGATGGAAAGAGCATGAAAAATAA
- a CDS encoding hemolysin family protein: MFTDILFLVVLIVLNAFFAASEIALISLNDNKIKIMAEEGDKKAGLLRNLLSEPSRFLATIQIGITFAGFLASAFASETFADPLVRFLVAAGIRIPEAWLKTGAVFAITIILSYFTLVLGELVPKRIAMQKAEAISRFVANPLRFLSIIALPFVRLLTVSTNFFVRLCGIDPHAQDEEVTEEEIRMMVDVGEEKGTIQETEKVMINNIFEFNNKTVEEVMTHRTEIAALPVEASLQDVVAFLKEEKYSRIPVYEDTIDNITGVMHSKYLIQYLAREKDQEKFSLADFIRQPYFVPASKRTDELFRELQQNKTHLAVIIDEYGGTAGIVTLEDLIEEIVGNIFDEDDEIEKDIEKLDETTFLINGTTDLDKVEDYLGVELPTAEYETLSGFVIGKLGRIPEKEDNSMVEFNDLLFKVEKVDEKRVSQVKVCKV; the protein is encoded by the coding sequence TTGTTTACCGATATTTTGTTTTTAGTGGTGCTCATTGTGCTCAATGCCTTCTTTGCCGCTTCGGAAATCGCTTTGATCTCTTTAAACGATAATAAAATAAAGATCATGGCCGAGGAAGGAGACAAAAAGGCCGGACTGTTAAGAAACCTCTTGAGCGAACCGAGCCGTTTTTTGGCCACGATTCAAATCGGGATAACGTTTGCCGGTTTTCTGGCCAGTGCTTTTGCTTCGGAAACCTTTGCCGATCCTTTGGTCAGGTTTTTGGTGGCGGCAGGCATCCGGATTCCTGAAGCCTGGCTGAAAACAGGGGCAGTGTTTGCAATTACGATTATTTTATCTTACTTTACCCTGGTCCTGGGAGAGCTTGTCCCCAAACGAATTGCCATGCAGAAGGCTGAGGCGATTTCCCGCTTTGTGGCCAATCCGCTGCGCTTCTTGTCCATCATCGCCCTGCCTTTTGTCAGGCTGCTCACAGTCTCCACTAACTTTTTCGTCAGGCTGTGCGGGATTGATCCCCATGCCCAGGACGAGGAAGTGACGGAAGAAGAGATCCGGATGATGGTAGATGTGGGAGAAGAAAAAGGGACGATTCAGGAAACGGAAAAAGTGATGATTAACAACATTTTTGAGTTCAATAACAAGACAGTTGAGGAAGTAATGACCCACCGGACGGAGATCGCGGCCCTTCCGGTCGAGGCAAGTCTGCAGGATGTGGTGGCTTTCCTGAAAGAAGAAAAATATTCGCGGATACCGGTTTATGAAGATACGATTGACAACATCACCGGTGTGATGCATTCCAAATATCTGATTCAATATTTAGCCCGGGAAAAGGACCAGGAAAAATTTAGCCTGGCGGATTTTATCAGACAGCCTTATTTCGTGCCCGCTTCCAAAAGGACTGATGAGCTGTTCCGGGAGCTCCAGCAAAACAAAACGCATTTGGCCGTGATCATCGACGAATATGGCGGAACGGCTGGAATCGTCACTTTAGAAGATTTGATCGAAGAAATCGTCGGCAACATCTTTGATGAAGATGATGAGATAGAAAAGGATATCGAAAAACTGGACGAAACAACCTTCCTTATTAATGGCACAACAGACCTGGATAAGGTAGAGGATTACCTCGGGGTTGAACTGCCGACTGCGGAGTATGAGACATTAAGCGGGTTTGTTATCGGCAAGCTGGGAAGAATACCGGAAAAAGAGGATAATTCGATGGTGGAATTTAACGATCTGTTGTTTAAGGTTGAAAAAGTGGATGAAAAAAGAGTCTCCCAGGTCAAGGTCTGCAAGGTTTAG
- a CDS encoding pyridoxamine 5'-phosphate oxidase family protein, which produces MQEVYEFLKKSGTYYLATVDQDQPRVRPFGTVAVFENKLYIQTGKVKNVSKQIKANPKIEISSMVEDRWIRVEAVAVEDDRIEARQHMLDAYPSLQNRYKADDGNTQVFYLKDATATIFSFTAEPKVINF; this is translated from the coding sequence ATGCAGGAAGTTTACGAGTTTCTGAAAAAGTCCGGGACTTATTACCTGGCAACGGTTGACCAAGACCAGCCCAGGGTCCGTCCTTTCGGTACGGTCGCTGTTTTTGAAAATAAGCTCTATATTCAGACCGGCAAGGTCAAGAATGTATCCAAGCAGATCAAGGCAAATCCGAAAATCGAAATCAGCAGCATGGTCGAAGACAGGTGGATCCGGGTCGAAGCCGTGGCCGTTGAAGACGACAGAATAGAGGCCAGGCAGCATATGCTGGACGCCTACCCCTCTCTTCAGAATAGATACAAGGCTGATGACGGCAATACGCAAGTTTTTTATTTAAAAGACGCCACCGCGACGATTTTTTCCTTTACAGCGGAGCCGAAGGTCATCAACTTTTGA
- a CDS encoding radical SAM protein codes for MKSTKQLISAAIMAEVFHYLAHDPMKNLPDLLDLADRFIVKKDFKAAAKLLREAAHDPENNINRLMQRFFHELNLTTQKKFLINFMVNAGIVGDSIIEKNKKKYQCNVPWAILFDPTAACNLKCTGCWAAEYGRGLSLDYSVMEKIVRQGKPLGIYMYILSGGEPTVRKKDILRLAEENEDCMFLSFTNGTLIDEEFASEVERIGNFAFALSVEGNEEETDMRRGKGTYLKVMEAMDILQKHGILFGFSTCYHSKNTATVGSEEYIDLMIEKGCKFGWYFTYIPIGKDAVPELLATPEQREYMYHQTRKFRAAKPCFVLDFWNDGEHVDGCIAGGRKYLHINANGDVEPCAFIHYSNVNIKDVDLIDALRSPLFMEYRRHQPFNDNHLRPCPMLDNPEILREMVDRSGAHSTQFEDSETVTELTAKTAAAAEKWAPVADRLWSEPRE; via the coding sequence ATGAAATCTACAAAGCAATTGATCAGTGCCGCCATTATGGCGGAGGTATTTCACTATTTAGCGCATGATCCTATGAAAAATCTGCCGGATCTGCTGGACCTGGCTGACCGGTTCATCGTGAAAAAGGACTTCAAAGCGGCGGCCAAATTACTCAGGGAGGCTGCTCATGACCCGGAGAACAACATTAACCGGCTCATGCAGCGTTTTTTTCATGAATTAAATTTGACCACGCAAAAGAAATTTTTAATTAACTTTATGGTCAATGCCGGCATTGTCGGCGATTCCATTATTGAAAAGAATAAGAAGAAATATCAGTGCAACGTGCCGTGGGCAATCCTCTTTGATCCCACCGCCGCCTGCAACCTGAAATGCACCGGCTGCTGGGCCGCGGAATATGGGCGCGGACTTTCCCTGGATTATTCCGTAATGGAGAAAATTGTCCGGCAGGGCAAACCGCTCGGGATTTATATGTATATCCTGTCCGGCGGAGAGCCGACCGTCCGCAAAAAGGATATTCTCCGCCTGGCGGAGGAGAACGAAGACTGCATGTTCCTTTCTTTCACCAACGGTACGCTGATCGACGAAGAATTTGCCTCGGAGGTTGAGCGGATAGGGAATTTCGCCTTCGCCCTCAGTGTGGAGGGCAATGAGGAAGAGACCGATATGCGCCGCGGGAAGGGCACCTATCTGAAGGTGATGGAGGCCATGGATATCCTGCAAAAGCATGGCATTCTCTTTGGTTTCTCCACCTGCTACCACAGCAAAAACACCGCAACTGTCGGCAGTGAAGAATACATCGACCTGATGATCGAAAAAGGCTGCAAATTCGGCTGGTACTTCACTTATATTCCGATCGGAAAGGACGCCGTACCGGAGCTCCTCGCGACCCCGGAGCAGCGTGAATATATGTATCATCAAACCAGAAAATTCCGCGCCGCCAAGCCCTGCTTTGTCCTTGATTTCTGGAATGACGGCGAACATGTCGACGGCTGTATCGCCGGCGGCAGGAAGTATCTGCACATCAACGCCAACGGTGATGTGGAGCCCTGTGCCTTCATCCACTATTCCAATGTGAATATCAAAGATGTTGATCTGATCGACGCCCTGCGCTCACCACTGTTCATGGAATACCGCAGGCACCAGCCGTTCAACGACAATCACCTGCGCCCCTGCCCAATGCTGGACAATCCGGAGATTCTCCGTGAGATGGTTGATCGCTCCGGGGCGCATTCCACCCAGTTTGAGGACAGTGAAACGGTTACAGAGCTGACCGCCAAAACAGCGGCGGCTGCTGAAAAGTGGGCGCCCGTGGCCGACAGGCTTTGGTCCGAACCCCGGGAATGA
- a CDS encoding FadR/GntR family transcriptional regulator — MFDSGRSYLKVIQYIRQQLICEQLRMGNKLPTERELSEILGLSRNSIREALRTMENMGIIESRQGSGNYLTGNFEKSFTTSLSMMVLMKQVSYLEINQLRRSIELQSLILAMKRITDDELTTIGKILTEMEHSQANAETVSDKKFHDAIIAASGNELMVNLMQALSATCEEVMEVLEHLLDQGLEDQKHLLMESRRQIYESLFHKNLSLGIESVNTHYDILDSGLNNHHSLANG, encoded by the coding sequence ATGTTTGATAGCGGAAGATCCTATCTGAAGGTTATCCAGTACATTCGCCAGCAGCTTATTTGTGAGCAATTGCGGATGGGGAACAAGCTGCCGACGGAACGTGAATTGTCGGAGATCTTAGGTTTAAGCCGGAATTCCATCCGGGAAGCATTGAGAACCATGGAAAACATGGGGATTATTGAAAGCCGGCAGGGATCGGGAAATTATCTTACCGGAAATTTTGAGAAGAGCTTTACGACCTCCCTCTCGATGATGGTCCTGATGAAGCAGGTCAGCTATCTTGAAATCAATCAGCTGCGCCGCAGCATAGAGCTGCAGTCTCTGATCCTGGCGATGAAGCGGATCACGGATGATGAACTGACGACAATCGGGAAAATCCTGACCGAGATGGAGCATTCCCAGGCAAACGCCGAGACTGTCTCTGATAAAAAATTCCACGATGCGATCATCGCGGCTTCGGGAAATGAATTGATGGTCAATCTCATGCAGGCCTTATCAGCCACTTGTGAAGAAGTGATGGAAGTGCTTGAGCATCTCCTCGACCAGGGGTTGGAGGATCAGAAACATTTGCTGATGGAGTCGCGCCGGCAAATTTATGAGAGTTTGTTCCATAAAAATCTGAGCTTAGGTATTGAATCTGTGAACACTCACTACGATATCCTGGATAGCGGCTTGAACAATCATCATTCCCTGGCAAACGGGTAA
- a CDS encoding ABC transporter ATP-binding protein/permease, with protein MKTSDSKQLKPVTVPRRLLPLVGKAKKYIALTVLFRWLELVGSVGAVTALAFLLQHGWEQTLFAGLLFPWLTLFAGAVLLRFLCVWLGTEFSQRAAVQVKKTLRSRIYAKLLKTGLSYREKTSTAALLQMAVDGVEQLQVYLGGYVPQFCHSLLAPVTLFFLLAFLNLKVALLLLLGVPLIPLAMFGVQKGARRLMRAYWGTYTDLGQGFLESLQGLTTLKIYGADQARHDQMNAAAEGFRRITMKVLRMQLASVTLMDLIAYGWTALGIIVALTEVAKGRMPLWSGICVILLSSEFFLPLRLLGSFFHSSMNGIAAAEKMFALLDLAEPAEKAGELDRFDIRLAACGFSYVKGRETLRKISLEIPAGSFAAIVGESGSGKSTLAGILAGVHRNYTGSIRIGGREFDGISPESLRRRIVLVEHNAHIFKGTVADNLRMGRPEASLQEMAAVLKRVRLYDFVMAQGGLAMPLREQGANLSGGQRQRLALARALLHGGDIYILDEATSNMDAESEESVLRVIETMAGEKTVILITHRMAAAARAERIFVLRDGVLTGQGGHTTLYRQNAYYAGLYDGQQGIENFAEAREVFV; from the coding sequence ATGAAAACATCCGACAGCAAGCAGCTGAAGCCCGTCACTGTGCCAAGAAGGCTTCTGCCTTTGGTGGGGAAGGCCAAAAAGTATATTGCCCTTACCGTGCTATTCCGCTGGCTGGAGCTTGTGGGCAGCGTGGGGGCCGTCACGGCCCTGGCTTTTTTGCTGCAGCACGGATGGGAGCAAACTCTTTTTGCCGGCCTTCTGTTTCCCTGGCTCACGCTTTTTGCCGGGGCGGTTCTTCTGCGTTTTCTTTGCGTCTGGCTGGGTACGGAATTTTCCCAGCGGGCGGCGGTGCAAGTAAAGAAAACACTGCGCTCCCGGATTTACGCCAAGCTCTTAAAAACGGGCCTGTCTTACCGGGAAAAAACCTCGACCGCCGCCCTCCTGCAGATGGCGGTGGATGGGGTGGAGCAGCTGCAGGTTTATCTGGGCGGCTATGTGCCGCAGTTTTGTCACAGCCTGCTGGCACCGGTCACCTTATTTTTCCTGCTGGCGTTTCTCAACCTCAAAGTAGCTCTGCTGCTGCTCCTGGGCGTGCCTTTGATCCCGCTGGCCATGTTCGGCGTGCAAAAAGGGGCCCGGAGACTGATGCGGGCGTACTGGGGGACATATACCGACCTGGGGCAAGGCTTTCTGGAAAGTCTGCAGGGCCTGACGACACTGAAAATCTATGGGGCGGATCAAGCCAGGCACGACCAAATGAATGCCGCCGCCGAGGGTTTTCGCCGGATTACCATGAAAGTGCTGAGGATGCAGCTGGCTTCCGTTACGCTCATGGACCTGATCGCTTATGGCTGGACCGCCCTCGGCATCATTGTCGCTCTGACGGAAGTGGCCAAAGGCAGGATGCCCCTATGGAGCGGCATTTGTGTGATCCTGCTTTCCTCAGAATTTTTCCTGCCGCTGCGCCTGCTTGGTTCCTTTTTTCACAGTTCTATGAACGGGATCGCGGCGGCCGAAAAGATGTTTGCGCTGCTGGATCTGGCCGAACCGGCGGAAAAAGCCGGAGAGCTTGACCGTTTCGACATCCGCCTGGCCGCCTGTGGTTTCAGCTATGTGAAGGGCCGGGAGACCCTGCGGAAGATTTCCCTGGAAATCCCGGCCGGGAGCTTTGCCGCCATTGTCGGGGAATCGGGTTCGGGGAAAAGCACTCTGGCGGGAATCCTGGCCGGAGTACACCGGAACTATACCGGCTCCATACGGATCGGCGGCCGGGAATTTGACGGCATCAGCCCGGAAAGCCTCAGGCGCCGGATCGTCCTGGTAGAGCACAATGCTCATATTTTCAAGGGCACGGTAGCGGATAACCTCCGCATGGGTCGTCCGGAGGCTTCACTCCAGGAAATGGCGGCGGTCCTGAAAAGAGTCCGGCTGTACGATTTTGTCATGGCCCAGGGCGGGCTGGCGATGCCGCTCCGGGAACAGGGAGCAAACCTGTCCGGCGGCCAGCGTCAGCGCCTGGCTTTGGCCAGAGCTTTACTGCACGGGGGCGATATCTATATTTTAGACGAGGCGACATCCAATATGGATGCCGAGAGCGAGGAAAGCGTACTGCGGGTGATCGAGACCATGGCGGGGGAAAAGACGGTCATCCTGATTACCCACCGGATGGCTGCCGCCGCAAGAGCTGAGCGGATCTTCGTCCTCCGGGACGGTGTGCTGACGGGGCAGGGCGGGCACACTACCCTGTACAGGCAGAATGCCTATTACGCTGGGCTTTACGACGGCCAGCAGGGCATCGAGAATTTTGCGGAAGCAAGGGAGGTATTCGTATGA
- a CDS encoding amino acid ABC transporter ATP-binding/permease protein, which produces MSRSRINVLAGLTVRIGPLLPVLVLTVILGVLGFLSAIFLIIFAAMALLEVSGTATGYSLTILLAALAFCASMRGLLRYGEQLAGHYLAFRLLAVLRDKVFSALRRLAPAKLEKRDTGDLIAVITGDIELLEVFYAHTVGPVAIAFLTSALMVCFIASLSPDLALLAALAYLTVGVLLPAVNSRKGRDLGAGCRAGLGAANGYFLENLMGLGEIIRYDCGAAREKTMAAMTAELDAGQARLKRREGLTGAATSAAILLFSGAVLGLGLQLMLAGRLEFSQVLLATVAMISSFGPVVALSSLSTGLLPTMAAGERVLDLLAEVPETPEVQTGREVRVFTGARCEEVSFAYAGEEILSRFSLPIAENRITGICGASGSGKSTLLKLLMRFWDTGAGRITISGEDIRRINTENLRRLEGYVTQETFLFEATLEDNIRLAKPGASASEVEEAAEKAGIHEFIRSLPRGYQTRVGELGEGLSGGERQRIALARAFLHGAPFLLLDEPTSNLDSFNEALILKSLREAAGDKTVVLVSHRVSTLRIADRTYAMENGRLS; this is translated from the coding sequence ATGAGCCGGAGCAGGATAAACGTCTTAGCCGGGCTGACGGTCCGGATCGGTCCGTTGCTGCCGGTGCTGGTGCTGACGGTTATCCTGGGTGTGCTGGGTTTTTTAAGCGCTATTTTTTTGATTATTTTTGCGGCTATGGCTTTGCTTGAGGTCAGCGGGACGGCAACGGGATACAGCCTGACCATATTGCTGGCCGCCCTGGCCTTCTGTGCCTCAATGCGGGGACTGCTGCGCTACGGCGAGCAGCTGGCCGGTCATTATCTGGCCTTCAGGCTCCTGGCTGTTCTCCGGGACAAGGTGTTTTCCGCGCTCAGGCGGCTGGCGCCGGCCAAGCTGGAAAAAAGGGATACGGGAGATCTGATCGCCGTGATCACCGGAGATATCGAATTACTGGAGGTATTTTACGCCCATACCGTCGGTCCCGTGGCCATTGCTTTTCTCACTTCAGCCCTGATGGTTTGTTTTATCGCTTCGCTGAGTCCTGATCTGGCTTTACTGGCGGCTCTCGCTTACCTTACCGTCGGTGTTTTGCTTCCTGCCGTCAACTCCCGTAAGGGCCGGGACCTGGGGGCCGGCTGCCGCGCAGGTCTGGGCGCGGCCAACGGCTACTTTCTGGAAAATCTTATGGGCCTGGGGGAAATTATCCGCTATGATTGCGGAGCGGCCAGAGAAAAAACCATGGCGGCAATGACTGCCGAACTGGACGCCGGGCAGGCGCGTCTGAAACGCCGGGAAGGTCTGACCGGAGCGGCGACCTCCGCGGCAATCCTGCTTTTTTCGGGAGCTGTGCTGGGGCTGGGACTGCAGCTGATGCTGGCCGGCCGTTTGGAGTTTTCTCAGGTCCTGCTGGCTACGGTGGCGATGATCAGTTCCTTTGGCCCGGTAGTGGCTTTAAGCAGCTTGTCCACCGGTCTTTTGCCGACCATGGCGGCGGGGGAAAGGGTCCTGGACTTATTGGCGGAAGTGCCGGAAACCCCCGAGGTGCAAACGGGCAGGGAAGTGCGCGTTTTTACCGGCGCCCGCTGTGAGGAGGTCAGCTTTGCCTATGCCGGGGAGGAGATTTTAAGCCGGTTCAGTCTTCCTATTGCGGAAAACAGAATTACCGGAATCTGCGGTGCCAGCGGCTCCGGCAAGTCGACCCTCTTAAAGCTGCTGATGCGCTTTTGGGATACCGGCGCGGGCCGGATCACGATATCCGGGGAGGATATCCGGCGGATCAACACGGAGAACCTGCGCCGTCTGGAAGGCTATGTCACCCAGGAGACCTTTTTGTTTGAGGCCACGCTGGAGGACAATATCCGGCTGGCCAAGCCCGGGGCTTCCGCCTCCGAGGTAGAAGAGGCGGCGGAAAAAGCCGGTATTCATGAGTTTATCCGTTCCCTGCCCAGGGGCTATCAGACCCGGGTCGGGGAATTGGGGGAGGGGCTTTCCGGCGGGGAACGCCAGCGAATTGCCCTGGCCCGGGCCTTTCTGCACGGCGCGCCGTTTCTGCTCCTGGATGAACCGACCAGTAATCTGGACAGCTTCAACGAGGCCCTGATCCTGAAATCCTTACGGGAAGCTGCCGGGGACAAAACGGTGGTTCTGGTATCCCACCGGGTGTCCACCCTGCGGATTGCCGACCGCACCTATGCCATGGAGAACGGTCGGCTCTCTTGA
- a CDS encoding energy-coupling factor transporter transmembrane component T — MEHWQVKRPLYPLSCLAASLVILFGGLILSKEPLFALYLTALCLLYLPFGYGGVLARVLPLVVLLGALTGGLTGLVNTSVLSGLLTAGRIVLLGLSALTLLALPPIQLTRCLTQLHVPRILTLGMLVTVRFVPVLLLESRRVLEAMRTRGVSAVAFRPAAFYRAFFIPLLMRIINIADILSLSLETRGFDLNDKKATVWRPVCFTVRDALFPVAVTALTLAAFIVHRYFGGWPGSAI; from the coding sequence ATGGAACACTGGCAAGTAAAAAGACCTCTTTATCCGTTGAGCTGCCTGGCTGCCTCTCTGGTCATCCTGTTCGGAGGGCTCATCCTCTCCAAAGAGCCCCTGTTTGCGCTTTATCTGACGGCCCTCTGCCTGTTGTACCTGCCGTTCGGTTACGGTGGGGTGCTGGCGCGGGTGCTGCCGCTGGTGGTTTTGCTGGGTGCGCTGACCGGGGGCCTGACCGGGTTGGTCAACACTTCGGTTTTAAGCGGTCTGCTGACTGCGGGACGCATCGTGCTGCTGGGCCTTTCCGCCCTGACCTTGCTCGCGCTCCCGCCCATTCAGCTTACCCGCTGCCTGACCCAGCTGCATGTGCCGCGAATCCTGACGCTCGGCATGCTGGTTACGGTCCGTTTTGTGCCCGTGCTGCTGCTGGAGAGCCGCCGGGTTCTGGAAGCCATGCGTACCCGCGGCGTCTCGGCTGTCGCTTTCCGTCCCGCCGCTTTCTACCGGGCCTTTTTTATCCCGCTGCTGATGCGGATCATCAACATTGCCGACATCCTTTCCCTTTCCCTGGAAACACGGGGATTTGATCTGAACGACAAAAAAGCCACAGTCTGGCGGCCGGTGTGCTTTACGGTGCGCGACGCACTGTTCCCGGTTGCAGTGACGGCCCTGACCCTGGCCGCGTTTATCGTTCACCGCTATTTCGGCGGCTGGCCGGGATCGGCGATCTAG